In a single window of the Synergistaceae bacterium genome:
- a CDS encoding AMP-binding protein, which produces MRLENIIMPRLEENPSENCCWWDGKWHTHKDLLSLISNCENVLRASGFTRGQKLVVMLRNSPLIPALSLAVWKLGGIFCPLNEKAGLESLTGTLDLIQPFAVIAEHEIPGLMDKWPFITCSLDSVSLPAFTGKTQSPESDSLAVIFATSGTTGLPKAVPLTHENLASNCQAVRDTVTSMSGKDTFLTVLPNFHSFGYTVTIILPLTMGGKLAIAPSFLPPTPTIRAITEAKIDVMFVVPAIMSFLMMSVEKGKMPPEPLARIRIICTGGDKLNPNVHKQALKFLGRDIMEGYGLTETSPVICVNHDCVTQKTGSIGPVIPGYEYKLKTREGEDTTEREGVLWVKGPSVTPGYLHAPEITAERFDAEGFLNTGDYVRLETHDGEEYVYILDRVTDIIIVGGFNVYPQEVEKVLAEHPAVRQAVVVGMPHDINGQIPKAYIMLEDGAKTDEREIIKYAKEHLAHFKVPRRVEFVTEFPLSGTGKILRRVLRDRAAGK; this is translated from the coding sequence ATGCGCCTCGAAAATATCATCATGCCTAGGCTTGAAGAAAACCCCTCCGAGAATTGCTGCTGGTGGGACGGAAAATGGCATACCCACAAAGACCTTCTCTCACTCATCAGCAACTGTGAGAACGTATTACGGGCTTCAGGCTTCACACGCGGTCAGAAACTTGTCGTAATGCTCAGAAATTCTCCGCTCATCCCTGCATTGTCGCTCGCTGTGTGGAAACTCGGCGGGATATTCTGCCCCCTCAACGAGAAAGCCGGACTCGAATCGCTGACGGGGACTCTTGACCTGATTCAGCCTTTCGCGGTAATCGCAGAGCATGAGATTCCCGGCCTCATGGATAAATGGCCGTTCATTACGTGTTCGCTTGACAGTGTGAGCCTTCCTGCGTTCACGGGAAAAACTCAGAGTCCCGAATCTGACTCGCTGGCCGTGATTTTCGCCACTTCAGGCACGACAGGACTCCCGAAAGCCGTCCCATTAACACACGAAAATTTAGCGTCAAACTGTCAGGCCGTCCGCGACACTGTAACAAGCATGAGCGGAAAAGATACATTCCTCACGGTGCTGCCTAACTTCCATTCATTTGGCTACACTGTAACGATAATCCTTCCGCTTACGATGGGCGGAAAGCTGGCTATTGCTCCGTCATTCCTTCCGCCGACACCGACAATACGCGCCATAACAGAGGCGAAAATTGATGTGATGTTCGTAGTCCCGGCAATAATGTCGTTCCTTATGATGTCGGTTGAGAAAGGGAAAATGCCCCCCGAACCCCTAGCCCGTATCCGCATAATCTGCACGGGAGGCGACAAGCTGAATCCCAATGTGCATAAGCAGGCGTTAAAGTTTCTTGGGCGCGACATAATGGAGGGCTACGGCCTCACGGAAACCTCCCCGGTTATCTGCGTCAATCATGACTGCGTTACACAGAAAACGGGCAGCATCGGCCCCGTTATTCCCGGCTATGAGTACAAGCTCAAGACACGCGAAGGGGAAGACACGACAGAACGCGAGGGAGTATTGTGGGTGAAAGGGCCGTCCGTAACTCCCGGCTACCTTCACGCCCCGGAGATTACCGCCGAGAGATTCGACGCTGAAGGCTTCCTGAACACCGGCGACTATGTGAGGCTTGAGACTCATGACGGCGAAGAATATGTGTATATTCTTGACCGGGTTACGGATATTATCATTGTCGGGGGCTTCAACGTTTACCCGCAGGAAGTCGAGAAAGTTTTGGCCGAACATCCTGCGGTGCGTCAGGCTGTTGTTGTGGGAATGCCTCACGACATAAACGGTCAGATTCCCAAGGCGTATATCATGCTTGAGGACGGAGCAAAAACGGACGAGCGCGAAATAATCAAGTACGCAAAAGAACACCTCGCACATTTCAAAGTTCCGAGAAGGGTAGAATTTGTTACGGAGTTTCCTCTTTCAGGGACAGGGAAAATTCTGCGGAGAGTCCTGCGGGACAGAGCCGCCGGGAAATAA
- the xth gene encoding exodeoxyribonuclease III, protein MITATFNVNSVRTRLPILERWLKIFAPDFLFMQETKTQDEFFPALAFQEFGYRSYYHGGKSYNGVAALVKNDIDDVDVSFGFDGGEFDTRVMTLRHKNFTVLNTYVPQGKSIDHHDFQVKKEFLARVKNIIEREKDGLFLWLGDLNVAPEPEDVNHPEAKRNHACFSDEIRQIFRDTKNGLIDVLRLFDKNPGVYTFYDYRVKSAVDRNIGWRIDHMLASPKLADLAEFCRPDIEPRKWECPSDHVPLIAGFKIQ, encoded by the coding sequence ATGATAACAGCGACATTCAACGTCAACTCCGTACGGACACGCCTGCCGATTTTGGAGCGGTGGCTGAAAATTTTCGCGCCTGATTTCCTCTTCATGCAGGAGACAAAGACTCAGGATGAATTTTTCCCGGCTCTAGCGTTTCAGGAATTTGGCTACAGGTCATATTATCACGGGGGAAAAAGCTATAACGGTGTGGCGGCTCTCGTGAAGAATGACATTGATGATGTCGATGTGTCATTCGGATTTGACGGCGGGGAATTTGACACAAGGGTAATGACTCTCAGGCACAAAAATTTCACCGTCCTTAATACTTACGTTCCTCAGGGGAAATCCATCGATCACCATGACTTTCAGGTGAAGAAGGAATTTCTCGCCCGCGTCAAAAATATCATTGAGCGCGAAAAGGATGGCCTGTTCCTGTGGCTCGGTGATTTGAACGTTGCGCCGGAGCCTGAAGACGTGAATCACCCGGAGGCAAAGCGGAATCATGCGTGCTTCAGCGATGAGATACGGCAAATTTTCCGGGACACAAAAAACGGCCTAATTGATGTATTGAGGCTGTTCGACAAAAATCCCGGTGTGTATACTTTCTACGATTACCGCGTGAAAAGTGCTGTTGACCGCAATATAGGCTGGCGGATTGATCACATGCTTGCGTCTCCGAAACTGGCGGACTTGGCCGAGTTTTGCCGACCTGACATTGAGCCGCGTAAATGGGAGTGTCCATCGGATCATGTTCCCCTTATTGCGGGATTCAAAATTCAGTGA
- a CDS encoding AMP-binding protein, which produces MDKYLSSKPEDNCCWFNGGWISRKDFAVLADRCTEMLRDSGFSEGQRLAVLMPNSPMTLAVILACWRLGGVFCPLNEKTGEISLLKTLDLLKPFAVILSEGVKSDLESALTKAEWPCVRLGNEKFSGAEKFAGKTQTADDYDKTLAVIFSTSGTTGDPKAVPLTHANILDNINACLEHVTDLKPEDSLLNVLPNFHAFGFTICCVLPFVLGATQVVVTGFMPPSNVIKAVEATHPTVLLLVPTMLGFVASYLEKQGKKLSGIKLLIAGGDRYNPKIDDRVTAAFGVPVIEGYGITECSPVLAVNPNPSVRKLGTVGPALPRFELQLRSESGEIQSIPGEGVLWTRGPSVTAGYYHAPEINKERFIDGWFNTGDYVQIDADGYIKILDRVTDIIIVGGFNVYPQEVEAILAEHPAVNMAVVVGMPNDISGEVPKAYVIKQQGAEVTEGELVKFCKERLSHYKVPRSVEFVDSLPISATGKILRRVLRQKEREKN; this is translated from the coding sequence ATGGATAAATATTTGTCCTCAAAGCCTGAGGATAATTGCTGCTGGTTCAATGGCGGATGGATTAGCCGTAAAGATTTCGCGGTGCTTGCTGACAGGTGTACTGAAATGCTGCGGGATTCGGGATTCTCGGAGGGTCAGCGGCTTGCAGTACTCATGCCGAACTCACCCATGACTCTTGCGGTGATTCTTGCGTGCTGGAGGCTCGGCGGAGTTTTCTGCCCGCTCAACGAGAAGACCGGGGAAATTTCCCTGCTGAAGACTCTTGACCTGCTGAAGCCGTTTGCGGTGATACTGTCTGAAGGCGTGAAGAGTGATTTAGAGTCAGCCCTCACAAAAGCGGAATGGCCTTGCGTGAGACTGGGCAACGAAAAATTTTCGGGCGCGGAGAAATTCGCAGGCAAGACTCAGACTGCGGACGATTACGACAAAACATTAGCTGTAATATTCTCCACGTCAGGCACAACAGGAGACCCTAAAGCCGTACCTCTCACACACGCCAACATTCTCGACAACATCAACGCCTGCCTCGAACACGTTACAGACCTCAAGCCGGAAGACTCCCTGCTGAACGTCCTACCGAATTTTCACGCATTCGGCTTCACAATCTGCTGCGTGTTACCGTTTGTGCTGGGCGCGACTCAGGTAGTCGTTACGGGCTTCATGCCTCCGTCAAACGTCATCAAGGCTGTGGAGGCGACTCACCCTACTGTGCTTCTTCTCGTTCCGACAATGCTGGGATTTGTCGCGTCATATCTCGAAAAGCAGGGCAAAAAGTTATCGGGCATAAAGTTATTGATTGCCGGGGGCGACAGGTACAACCCGAAAATTGACGACAGAGTCACGGCGGCTTTCGGCGTTCCTGTGATTGAGGGCTACGGAATCACGGAATGTTCTCCCGTTTTGGCGGTCAACCCGAATCCCTCTGTCCGCAAACTCGGCACTGTCGGGCCAGCATTGCCGCGCTTTGAGTTACAGCTGAGAAGTGAGTCGGGAGAAATTCAGAGCATACCGGGCGAGGGCGTTTTGTGGACGCGGGGGCCTTCCGTTACAGCAGGCTACTACCACGCGCCCGAAATCAACAAGGAGCGATTCATTGACGGCTGGTTCAACACGGGCGACTATGTTCAGATTGACGCGGACGGCTACATCAAGATTCTTGACCGAGTTACGGACATCATCATAGTTGGAGGGTTCAACGTCTACCCGCAGGAGGTTGAAGCGATTCTTGCCGAACATCCCGCCGTCAACATGGCCGTAGTTGTCGGAATGCCCAACGACATTAGCGGGGAAGTCCCGAAAGCATACGTGATTAAGCAGCAGGGAGCGGAAGTAACAGAAGGGGAATTAGTGAAATTCTGCAAAGAGAGATTATCACACTACAAAGTCCCGCGTAGTGTTGAGTTTGTCGACAGCCTTCCGATTTCGGCGACAGGGAAAATTTTGCGGCGCGTTCTGCGTCAGAAAGAAAGGGAGAAAAATTAA
- the gltX gene encoding glutamate--tRNA ligase, protein MVRVRFAPSPTGALHIGGGHTALFNWLWARHNHGKFILRIEDTDLARSTKEYEQTIMSGMVWLGLDWDEGPDIGGDYGPYRQSERLGIYRDYANQLVDMGKAYRDGDAIIFRVEPGQDISFRDIVYGQIDVMSDGLREKDSDKLKDIVIIKSDGMPTYNYAVVVDDHLMNITHVIRGEDHISNTPKQILIYRALGWDVPEFAHLPMILGRDKKKLSKRHGATSIYEYRDMGYMPDSMFNFLALLGWSAGDDKEIFTRDEAASLFELSRVTRKAAVFDFDKLNYINQEHLKALSPSVRLSMVRPFWVEAGLPVEAVEAERGVKYLEDALTLMAGRGRTAKEMSEFADYFVSFEPVKSRWSAEGVDREKLKPFMSEILTHENWKAGELEEAARSWIGSHEGAKMKDYAMPLRFALTGMKVSPGIFEVAELMGREECRKRLEYFGLI, encoded by the coding sequence ATGGTACGTGTAAGATTCGCTCCGAGTCCAACAGGCGCGCTTCACATAGGCGGGGGGCATACTGCGCTGTTCAATTGGCTCTGGGCGCGGCACAATCACGGGAAATTCATTCTCCGCATTGAGGATACAGACCTTGCCCGCTCAACGAAAGAATACGAGCAGACAATCATGTCCGGGATGGTCTGGCTTGGTCTTGACTGGGACGAGGGGCCTGACATCGGCGGGGATTACGGGCCTTACAGACAGTCCGAGAGACTCGGCATTTACCGGGACTACGCTAATCAGCTTGTTGACATGGGCAAAGCGTACAGGGACGGGGACGCGATAATTTTCCGCGTTGAGCCGGGGCAGGATATATCGTTCCGTGATATAGTGTACGGACAAATTGACGTTATGAGCGACGGACTCAGGGAGAAAGACTCGGACAAGCTCAAAGACATAGTAATCATTAAGAGCGACGGAATGCCGACGTATAACTATGCTGTTGTTGTTGACGATCACCTCATGAATATCACGCACGTAATCAGGGGGGAAGATCATATCTCGAACACGCCCAAGCAGATTTTGATTTACCGTGCGTTAGGCTGGGACGTTCCCGAATTTGCGCACCTTCCCATGATTTTGGGACGCGACAAAAAGAAACTCAGCAAGCGGCACGGAGCCACAAGCATATACGAGTACAGGGATATGGGCTACATGCCTGACTCAATGTTCAACTTCCTTGCGTTATTGGGATGGTCAGCGGGGGACGACAAAGAGATTTTCACGAGAGATGAAGCGGCGAGTCTGTTCGAGCTTTCACGGGTAACAAGAAAGGCGGCAGTGTTCGATTTCGACAAGCTGAACTACATCAATCAGGAACACTTGAAGGCGTTATCCCCTTCCGTAAGGCTGTCGATGGTTCGTCCTTTCTGGGTTGAGGCGGGACTCCCTGTTGAGGCTGTCGAAGCTGAGAGGGGCGTGAAATATCTTGAGGACGCATTGACGCTCATGGCCGGAAGGGGGCGCACGGCAAAAGAGATGTCAGAGTTTGCCGACTATTTTGTGTCGTTTGAACCTGTGAAATCGAGATGGAGCGCGGAAGGCGTTGACCGTGAGAAGCTGAAGCCGTTTATGTCTGAGATACTCACTCATGAAAACTGGAAGGCCGGAGAGCTTGAAGAGGCTGCAAGGTCATGGATTGGGAGTCATGAAGGGGCAAAGATGAAGGATTACGCGATGCCTTTGCGTTTTGCGCTGACTGGAATGAAGGTAAGCCCGGGAATTTTCGAGGTCGCCGAACTTATGGGACGCGAGGAATGCCGGAAGAGGCTTGAATATTTCGGGCTGATATAA
- a CDS encoding oligosaccharide flippase family protein has product MSRQVNLLKNTLIFSLGTILPKFGVFITLPVLTGCLTKIEYGIFDLVFVVFSMVLPITTLSIRSAAFRYLIDARKNLPEIRSIISNTVIFTAVMSLVTLIPFFFFIPGKPSVRLLACVYMSVSLANNTMGLFTRGLGNNLDYSLSSVINASFKVLFIIILLWLFRAGLPGAIASVLLASASSMCFLMYRLRIFSLIDLSLFSAEKIKQLLSYSWPSVFNSLAWWIIHASDRFLIVSFIGLPANAAYAVAHKIPHLLNIANGTFSMAWTENASLAMKDKDRSEYYTYMFRGIFDLMAGLLGLIIASTPVLFAILVRGDYSDAYNQMPILFMASFFSIISAFLGGIYTANKNTKGIATTTFMAAICNLTINLALIKFIGIYAASVSTVVSYAVVGAVRMKECRKMVSIRYDKKHVIFVVLFLSLMCALCFVRNIYLDAANIIMSIIFFTALNKNIIITLWKKSSAKLAKFRAK; this is encoded by the coding sequence TTGAGCAGGCAGGTAAATCTACTGAAAAATACATTGATTTTCTCCTTGGGAACTATACTGCCCAAGTTCGGAGTCTTCATCACGCTTCCAGTGCTGACAGGCTGCTTGACGAAAATTGAGTACGGAATATTTGACCTTGTTTTCGTGGTGTTTTCGATGGTGCTTCCTATTACCACCCTAAGCATCAGGTCAGCAGCATTCCGTTACCTTATCGATGCCCGGAAGAATCTCCCCGAAATCAGAAGCATTATCTCAAACACCGTGATTTTTACCGCTGTCATGTCTCTAGTTACGCTGATTCCGTTTTTCTTCTTCATTCCGGGAAAGCCCTCAGTGCGACTTCTGGCCTGCGTCTATATGTCCGTAAGCCTCGCCAACAATACAATGGGTCTTTTCACGCGTGGGCTGGGAAACAATCTGGATTACTCGTTAAGCTCCGTTATAAATGCCTCGTTCAAGGTGCTGTTCATAATTATACTTCTCTGGCTGTTCCGTGCCGGACTCCCCGGTGCAATAGCTTCCGTGCTTCTTGCGTCGGCCTCGTCAATGTGTTTCCTGATGTACAGGCTCAGAATATTCAGCCTCATAGACCTGTCTCTGTTCAGCGCGGAAAAGATAAAGCAGCTGCTTTCATATTCATGGCCGAGTGTCTTCAACAGCCTTGCATGGTGGATAATTCATGCCTCAGACAGATTCCTCATTGTCTCGTTCATAGGTCTTCCCGCCAATGCCGCCTACGCCGTAGCCCACAAAATACCGCACCTCCTGAATATCGCTAACGGCACTTTCTCTATGGCATGGACTGAGAATGCCAGTCTGGCAATGAAGGACAAAGACAGGTCAGAGTACTACACTTACATGTTCAGGGGAATTTTTGACCTCATGGCCGGGCTGCTAGGGCTGATAATCGCTTCAACACCCGTGCTTTTCGCAATCCTCGTGCGCGGTGATTACTCTGACGCTTACAATCAGATGCCAATTCTGTTCATGGCTTCATTCTTCAGTATAATCAGTGCTTTTCTCGGAGGAATTTACACTGCCAACAAAAACACGAAAGGAATAGCGACCACAACATTTATGGCCGCAATATGCAACCTCACTATAAATCTTGCGCTGATTAAGTTTATCGGGATATATGCCGCTTCAGTCTCAACAGTGGTAAGCTATGCCGTTGTTGGTGCAGTCAGAATGAAGGAATGCAGGAAAATGGTCAGCATTAGATATGACAAGAAGCACGTGATTTTTGTCGTGCTGTTCCTCTCGCTTATGTGCGCGCTTTGCTTTGTGAGGAATATATATCTTGACGCAGCAAATATCATCATGAGCATAATATTTTTCACCGCGCTGAACAAAAACATTATCATAACTTTGTGGAAGAAATCATCAGCCAAGCTCGCAAAATTCCGCGCAAAATAA